The following proteins are co-located in the Ktedonobacterales bacterium genome:
- a CDS encoding Xaa-Pro peptidase family protein: MDQERIQHAIRDAGFDGWLFYDFRKSNLLAYRVLGLDEGGFYSRRWYYFIPAQGEPTALISSVEPHVLRELPGRRCVFRSWQELGALLAETLQGARRLAMEYSPMNAIPTMARVDGGTLELIRSLDKEMVSSANLVQQFVAVLSAAQMEMHREAGRRLIAIKDDLLRSIAQQVRAGAALTEYGVQQDFVARIQAAGIVTDGAPIVAVNEHAGDPHYGPSADAPTPIREGDLLLLDFWGHLPQPGAIFADYTWTVFVGARVPEKQRQIFDLVRRARDHGISFLRERVEQGQQVEGWEVDQAVRDLMTAEGYGDYFVHRTGHSITTVEHGDGANLDNLETHDERLVLPGTCCSIEPGIYLPEFGVRSEVNVLVYANSIEVTGVPMQEALIPILA, encoded by the coding sequence ATGGATCAGGAACGCATTCAGCATGCCATTCGAGATGCGGGTTTCGATGGCTGGCTTTTTTATGACTTCCGCAAGTCGAACCTGCTGGCGTACCGGGTGCTGGGGCTGGATGAGGGCGGCTTCTATAGCCGCCGCTGGTATTATTTCATTCCCGCACAGGGGGAGCCAACCGCGCTTATTAGCTCGGTTGAGCCGCATGTGCTGCGCGAACTGCCGGGGCGACGGTGCGTCTTCCGCTCCTGGCAAGAGCTTGGCGCTCTGCTTGCCGAGACCTTGCAGGGAGCGCGGCGGCTGGCGATGGAATACTCGCCGATGAACGCGATCCCCACGATGGCGCGCGTGGATGGCGGCACGCTGGAGTTGATTCGCTCGCTTGATAAAGAGATGGTGAGTTCAGCCAATCTGGTGCAGCAGTTTGTGGCCGTCTTGAGCGCGGCGCAGATGGAGATGCACCGCGAGGCTGGCCGCCGCTTGATTGCCATCAAGGATGATTTGCTGCGCTCGATTGCCCAGCAGGTGCGCGCTGGCGCTGCGCTCACCGAATACGGTGTGCAGCAGGATTTTGTGGCGCGCATTCAGGCCGCAGGCATCGTTACAGATGGCGCGCCGATTGTGGCGGTGAACGAACACGCCGGAGATCCACATTATGGGCCATCCGCTGACGCGCCTACGCCGATTCGTGAGGGCGATTTGCTCCTGCTGGATTTCTGGGGGCATCTCCCGCAGCCAGGCGCGATCTTTGCTGACTATACCTGGACGGTCTTTGTCGGCGCGCGCGTGCCGGAAAAGCAGCGGCAGATTTTCGATCTGGTGCGCCGGGCGCGCGATCATGGCATCAGTTTCTTGCGCGAGCGCGTGGAGCAGGGGCAACAGGTGGAGGGCTGGGAGGTCGATCAGGCGGTACGGGATCTGATGACGGCTGAGGGCTATGGCGATTATTTCGTGCATCGCACCGGCCACAGTATTACGACGGTAGAGCATGGCGACGGCGCGAACCTGGATAATCTAGAGACGCACGACGAGCGCCTGGTTCTGCCAGGGACGTGCTGCTCGATAGAACCAGGCATTTATCTACCAGAGTTTGGCGTGCGCAGCGAGGTCAATGTGCTGGTCTATGCCAACAGCATCGAAGTGACAGGCGTCCCCATGCAGGAGGCGCTTATCCCCATCCTGGCGTAG
- a CDS encoding recombinase family protein, with translation MERPQLIRLLEAAKRREFDVLVVTEVRAISRRQVEVFIIYDLLQKYGVRLETTKERFEDDAMGRLILGLRAAYAEIEREQSYMRMQRGRRDRVEIGKAPNGHSKCAYGYVFVDTEREVKGRYELNNAIVHVDASGKAWTEWRVAQHIFDLLQSGESLVKVAVALNDLGIPTPMRKTRKGEIGKWLPGSIALIANNPIYMGEVYANRYKFVRNPRSGRMESKPRPRDEWIRLPEGTAPPLIDRCQFEAVQQQLVINRQESLRNNPHPREELGLLRAGYVFCGVCNRRMFVVYPAGGTKQQTNNPPRYSCHWDRGFLSTQGRHRTQIHVSIVDEMVRTRIREAVQNTDWVRFRIAELRKTQKPIVFTEDIEQTLENVRRSMKNLYSLAERATDDETLATLTERMNELEKQKRDLEGILYSVQDQEEENAKLEAEIVKFEQWAANVRPLLTDPSYIPTYIELRLAVRILGIKAVVYPTKGEWPFRYQIDVTVPEIMRQLHCIIADGCAYLTLLSPGCA, from the coding sequence ATGGAGCGCCCCCAACTTATCAGACTCTTGGAAGCGGCAAAGCGCCGTGAGTTTGATGTGTTAGTCGTCACAGAAGTGCGTGCCATTTCGCGTCGCCAGGTCGAGGTTTTTATTATTTACGATCTGCTTCAGAAGTATGGCGTCAGACTGGAGACAACCAAAGAGAGATTTGAAGACGATGCAATGGGGAGGCTCATCTTAGGACTCCGGGCAGCGTATGCTGAAATTGAACGTGAACAATCCTACATGCGCATGCAGCGGGGCAGACGTGATCGGGTAGAGATCGGCAAAGCCCCGAACGGCCATTCTAAATGTGCCTACGGGTATGTGTTTGTCGATACCGAGCGTGAGGTAAAGGGACGGTACGAGCTAAATAACGCCATTGTACATGTAGACGCCTCTGGCAAAGCATGGACAGAATGGCGGGTAGCTCAGCATATTTTTGACCTGCTCCAAAGCGGTGAAAGCCTCGTGAAAGTCGCCGTCGCCTTAAATGACCTGGGTATTCCAACACCGATGAGGAAAACTCGTAAGGGAGAAATTGGGAAGTGGCTACCTGGAAGTATTGCCCTGATCGCCAATAATCCCATCTATATGGGTGAAGTATACGCCAACCGATATAAGTTTGTCAGAAACCCCCGATCCGGCAGAATGGAGTCAAAGCCTCGACCTCGTGACGAATGGATACGCTTACCCGAAGGCACCGCTCCCCCACTCATTGATCGCTGCCAGTTTGAAGCTGTCCAACAGCAGCTTGTTATCAATAGGCAAGAATCCCTTCGCAATAATCCTCATCCTAGAGAAGAGTTAGGATTGCTGCGCGCCGGATACGTCTTTTGTGGGGTGTGTAATCGGCGCATGTTCGTTGTGTATCCGGCTGGAGGGACTAAGCAGCAAACTAACAACCCTCCACGATATTCCTGCCATTGGGACAGAGGATTTCTCTCCACCCAGGGCAGACATCGGACGCAAATTCATGTGTCCATTGTTGATGAGATGGTGCGGACACGCATTCGTGAAGCTGTACAAAACACGGATTGGGTCCGGTTTCGGATTGCGGAGTTACGAAAGACACAGAAGCCTATAGTGTTCACCGAAGACATAGAGCAAACGCTCGAAAATGTACGCCGCTCCATGAAGAATTTGTACAGCTTAGCTGAACGCGCAACTGATGATGAAACCCTTGCTACCTTAACCGAACGGATGAACGAACTGGAGAAACAGAAACGCGATTTAGAAGGGATCCTGTACAGCGTACAGGATCAAGAGGAAGAAAACGCAAAGCTTGAGGCAGAGATTGTCAAATTTGAACAGTGGGCAGCGAATGTACGCCCGCTCTTAACCGACCCCTCGTATATTCCAACCTATATAGAGCTTCGTTTAGCAGTACGGATTCTAGGCATCAAAGCTGTTGTGTACCCGACGAAAGGAGAGTGGCCGTTTCGCTATCAGATTGATGTTACGGTGCCGGAGATTATGAGGCAGTTGCATTGTATCATTGCAGATGGATGCGCATACCTTACGCTCCTTTCGCCGGGCTGCGCTTGA